A window of the Serinus canaria isolate serCan28SL12 chromosome 27, serCan2020, whole genome shotgun sequence genome harbors these coding sequences:
- the LOC103821697 gene encoding olfactory receptor 4D9-like, which translates to MEAKNVTTTVTEFVLLGLTQSHKLQYCLYVIFFVIYALTWLLNFTIMATVAVDHQLHTPMYFLLANLAFLDVSDSSVNTPKLLSGLLSQHKVISFNQCFLQMFFFHFIAGALAFLLLVMMVDRYVAICEPLRYRAIMSWRTCTGLVAAAWLGGFLHSLTQTGLLLQLPFCGPNVLDNFYCDIPQVIKLACTDTRMAKLQMVFNSGVILISLFVILILSYIVILLKIRTCITEGKRKALSTCGTQITAVSLIFIPCILTYAQPYKKSPGDKVASVVFTVVTPMLSPMIYTLRNTEMKKAIRRTLRKIFLSAGKQKPEWTVDPKSSKPVFP; encoded by the coding sequence ATGGAAGCAAAGAACGTCACCACCACAGTGACAGAATTTGTCCTGCTGGGCCTGACACAGAGCCACAAGCTGCAGTATTGTCTCTATGTGATCTTCTTTGTCATCTATGCATTAACCTGGCTGCTGAACTTCACCATCATGGCCACTGTGGCTGTGGACCACCAGCTCCACACCCCCATGTACTTTCTCCTGGCCAACCTCGCTTTCCTTGATGTCAGTGATTCCTCAGTCAACACTCCCAAGCTCCTGTCAGGCCTCCTCAGCCAGCACAAAGTCATCTCCTTCAACCAGTGTTTCCTCCAGATGTTCTTCTTCCATTTCATTGCAGGTGCATTGGCGTTTTTGCTCCTGGTGATGATGGTGGATCGCTACGTGGCCATCTGTGAGCCCCTGCGCTACCGGGCCATCATGAGCTGGAGAacctgcacagggctggtggcagctgcaTGGCTGGGGGGATTTCTTCATTCTCTTACTCAAACTGgccttctcctccagctgcccttCTGTGGCCCAAATGTACTGGACAATTTCTACTGTGACATCCCTCAAGTCATCAAACTGGCCTGCACTGACACTCGCATGGCCAAGCTACAGATGGTGTTCAACAGTGGAGTGATCCTCATCAGCCTTTTTGTAATCTTGATTCTTTCCTACATTGTCATCTTGCTGAAGATAAGGACGTGCATCACAGAAGGGAAGCGAAAAGCTCTGTCTACCTGTGGAACACAGATAACTGCTGTGAGCTTAATATTCATCCCCTGCATCCTCACCTATGCCCAGCCTTATAAGAAATcccctggggacaaggtggcTTCTGTTGTTTTCACTGTGGTCACTCCAATGTTAAGCCCAATGATCTACACACTCAGAAATACTGAGATGAAAAAGGCCATCAGGAGAACactgaggaaaatatttctgtcagcaggaaaacagaaaccaGAGTGGACAGTAGATCCAAAGTCATCAAAACCGGTGTTCCCATGA
- the LOC103821694 gene encoding cathepsin G-like isoform X4 gives MLLLLLLTNAFVLLPWAGAGRIIGRRKAEAHSKPYMAYLEIQTVSQNYSCGGFLIRPDAVLSAAHCVAMKGTVRVTVILGAHNIRGREQSQQKIPAGRWFIHPEYSHKDEENDIVLLKLKKKARINKNVQCISIAKENEHVGEGALCNVSGWGWTSDKGNAANVLMEVELEVQNEEICEQISTDYQRQSMICVGDAYSKKSPYKGDSGGPLVCNKKAHGIVSHGYPEVLFPEVFTRISHFEPWIRKQLRRFGRKVIPCFPFSD, from the exons atgctgctgctccttctgctcaCAAATGCTTTTGTccttctgccctgggctggggctg GAAGGATCATTGGTAGAAGGAAAGCTGAGGCTCACTCCAAACCTTACATGGCTTATTTAGAAATTCAAACTGTCTCACAGAATTATTCCTGTGGAGGGTTCCTGATTCGCCCAGACGCAGTGCTCTCAGCAGCTCACTGTGTGGCTATGAAAGG GACAGTGAGGGTCACTGTGATTCTGGGAGCTCACAACATAAGGGGCCGAGAACAGAGCCAGCAGAAGATCCCAGCTGGACGATGGTTCATCCATCCTGAATATTCCCATAAAGACGAGGAAAATGACATTGTGCTGCTGAAG ctgaagaaaaaagccaGGATCAATAAGAATGTGCAATGTATCTCCATTGCCAAGGAAAACGAACATGTGGGAGAAGGAGCTTTATGTAATGtctctggctggggctggacaTCTGACAAAGGCAACGCAGCTAATGTGTTGATGGAGGTAGAACTGGAGGTACAAAATGAGGAAATTTGTGAGCAGATTTCCACTGACTACCAGAGACAGTCTATGATCTGTGTTGGTGATGCATACAGTAAAAAATCACCATACAAG GGTGATTCTGGTGGCCCATTAGTCTGCAATAAGAAGGCTCATGGAATTGTTTCCCACGGATATCCTGAGGTCCTCTTCCCTGAGGTATTCACCAGGATCTCGCACTTTGAGCCCTGGATCCGTAAACAGCTGAGGAGGTTTGGGCGCAAGGTGATTCCTTGCTTTCCATTCTCTGACTAA
- the LOC103821694 gene encoding granzyme B(G,H)-like isoform X2, which translates to MSVLGDRNAHRGLQGQGSSHGLELLLLLLEQGSSVSLRCFPLCSGWGSSHLCQCGVRDPQLSSGRNPGERGKLAESSYGEISPTTTSLQAPAWGLCSCQCSWNVLVFPGRTVRVTVILGAHNIRGQEQSQQKIPVGRWIIHPEYCPDNFKNDIVLLKLKKKARINKNVQCISIAKENEHVGEGALCNVSGWGWTSDKGNAANVLMEVELEVQNEEICEQISTDYQRQSMICVGDAYSKKSPYKGDSGGPLVCNKKAHGIVSHGYPEVLFPEVFTRISHFEPWIRKQLRRFGRKVIPCFPFSD; encoded by the exons ATGAGTGTCCTTGGGGACAGGAATGCTCACAGGGGTCTCCAGGGTCAGGGCTCCTCCCATGGcttagagctgctgctgctgctgctggagcaggggtcCAGTGTCTCCCTGCGCTGCTTCCCTTTGTGCTCAGGATGGGGCAGCTCCCACCTGTGTCAGTGTGGGGTGAGGGAtcctcagctgagctctggaaGGAACCcaggggagagaggaaaacTTGCTGAGAGCTCCTATGGAGAGATTTctcccaccaccacctccctccAAGCACCTGCTTGGGGGCTGTGTTCCTGTCAATGCAGCTGGAATGTGTTGGTGTTTCCTGGCAGGACAGTGAGGGTCACTGTGATTCTGGGAGCTCACAACATAAGGGGCCAAGAACAGAGCCAGCAGAAGATCCCAGTTGGACGATGGATCATCCATCCTGAATATTGCCCtgataactttaaaaatgaCATTGTGCTGCTGAAG ctgaagaaaaaagccaGGATCAATAAGAATGTGCAATGTATCTCCATTGCCAAGGAAAACGAACATGTGGGAGAAGGAGCTTTATGTAATGtctctggctggggctggacaTCTGACAAAGGCAACGCAGCTAATGTGTTGATGGAGGTAGAACTGGAGGTACAAAATGAGGAAATTTGTGAGCAGATTTCCACTGACTACCAGAGACAGTCTATGATCTGTGTTGGTGATGCATACAGTAAAAAATCACCATACAAG GGTGATTCTGGTGGCCCATTAGTCTGCAATAAGAAGGCTCATGGAATTGTTTCCCACGGATATCCTGAGGTCCTCTTCCCTGAGGTATTCACCAGGATCTCGCACTTTGAGCCCTGGATCCGTAAACAGCTGAGGAGGTTTGGGCGCAAGGTGATTCCTTGCTTTCCATTCTCTGACTAA
- the LOC103821694 gene encoding granzyme B(G,H)-like isoform X1, with amino-acid sequence MSVLGDRNAHRGLQGQGSSHGLELLLLLLEQGSSVSLRCFPLCSGWGSSHLCQCGVRDPQLSSGRNPGERGKLAESSYGEISPTTTSLQAPAWGLCSCQCSWNVLVFPGRTVRVTVILGAHNIRGQEQSQQKIPVGRWIIHPEYCPDNFKNDIVLLKLKKKARINKNVRCISIPRRNESVEEGDKCNVSGWGWTSDTGNTANVLMEVELEVQNEEICEQFFRNYQRQSMICVGDENRKKATSHGDSGGPLVCNKKAHGIVSHARKRNLFPEVFTRISHFEPWIRKQLRRFGRKVIPCFPFSD; translated from the exons ATGAGTGTCCTTGGGGACAGGAATGCTCACAGGGGTCTCCAGGGTCAGGGCTCCTCCCATGGcttagagctgctgctgctgctgctggagcaggggtcCAGTGTCTCCCTGCGCTGCTTCCCTTTGTGCTCAGGATGGGGCAGCTCCCACCTGTGTCAGTGTGGGGTGAGGGAtcctcagctgagctctggaaGGAACCcaggggagagaggaaaacTTGCTGAGAGCTCCTATGGAGAGATTTctcccaccaccacctccctccAAGCACCTGCTTGGGGGCTGTGTTCCTGTCAATGCAGCTGGAATGTGTTGGTGTTTCCTGGCAGGACAGTGAGGGTCACTGTGATTCTGGGAGCTCACAACATAAGGGGCCAAGAACAGAGCCAGCAGAAGATCCCAGTTGGACGATGGATCATCCATCCTGAATATTGCCCtgataactttaaaaatgaCATTGTGCTGCTGAAG ctgaagaaaaaagccaGGATCAATAAGAATGTGCGATGTATCTCCATTCCCAGGAGAAATGAAAGTGTGGAAGAAGGAGATAAATGTAATGTGTCTGGTTGGGGTTGGACATCTGACACAGGAAACACAGCTAATGTGTTAATGGAGGTGGAACTGGAGGTACAAAATGAGGAAATCTGTGAGCAGTTTTTCCGTAACTACCAGCGACAGTCTATGATCTGTGTTGGtgatgaaaacaggaaaaaagcaactTCCCAT GGTGATTCTGGTGGCCCATTGGTCTGCAATAAGAAGGCTCATGGAATTGTTTCTCATGCACGTAAACGCAACCTCTTCCCTGAG GTATTCACCAGGATCTCGCACTTTGAGCCCTGGATCCGTAAACAGCTGAGGAGGTTTGGGCGCAAGGTGATTCCTTGCTTTCCATTCTCTGACTAA